One window of Candidatus Tiamatella incendiivivens genomic DNA carries:
- a CDS encoding 4Fe-4S binding protein, producing the protein MSYKIEEPQTLFIAPLSKPAPGAVGETGTWRNEKPVINEEKCVKCLLCWLYCPEDAILRREDDMVYIVYDYCKGCGICSKVCPVDAIEMVPER; encoded by the coding sequence GTTATAAGATAGAAGAGCCTCAAACTCTATTTATCGCACCTTTATCCAAGCCTGCTCCAGGCGCTGTTGGAGAGACGGGTACATGGCGTAATGAAAAACCTGTGATAAATGAGGAGAAGTGCGTGAAATGTCTTTTATGCTGGCTTTACTGCCCTGAAGATGCAATTCTACGGAGAGAAGACGACATGGTATACATAGTATATGATTACTGCAAGGGATGCGGTATATGCTCTAAAGTCTGTCCCGTAGATGCTATAGAAATGGTACCTGAGAGGTGA
- a CDS encoding pyruvate ferredoxin oxidoreductase, which translates to MTILVVKTITGNKAVAYAAKAARVKVVAAYPITPQTTIVETLADIIEHGELDAKMIRVESEHSALAATLGAATTGSRSFTATSSHGLLLMHEVVWWTAGARIPVVMSVVTRAIGPPWNIHVDHNDIWDQRDAGWIVSIAEDNQEVFDLTLQAFKISEDPRVYLPMIVGLDGFILSHTVAPVDIPDQDKIDEWLPERRQPYVITPESGVVMGNLATDEDYYMMRYSIQAAMVEAKKVIREIDKEFGDFFSRSYGGLVECFHCENADYNIVISGSWSGDAKEAVLRLRDGGYSVGVMRVRYFRPWPDEEIRDLLSKSKGVLFVDRSISFGGKGHLFTESVTNLPALANLPAIRGVIAGLGGVDMGSEEFYDLTKNFIEEVEEKGRFYDPLYWYIPSVYREKYKPRLPGYELAHYRR; encoded by the coding sequence GTGACAATATTGGTTGTTAAGACTATAACAGGAAATAAAGCAGTTGCATACGCCGCTAAGGCTGCTAGAGTGAAGGTTGTAGCAGCCTACCCGATAACTCCTCAGACAACTATCGTCGAGACTTTAGCAGATATAATTGAGCATGGAGAACTTGATGCTAAGATGATTAGAGTGGAAAGTGAACATTCAGCTCTTGCCGCTACATTAGGAGCCGCTACAACGGGATCCCGAAGCTTCACGGCAACATCAAGCCATGGACTGCTTCTTATGCATGAAGTTGTATGGTGGACTGCGGGAGCGAGAATCCCAGTAGTTATGTCCGTGGTAACTAGAGCTATAGGGCCGCCTTGGAATATACATGTAGACCATAATGACATATGGGATCAGAGAGATGCCGGGTGGATTGTAAGTATAGCTGAGGACAATCAAGAGGTTTTCGACCTTACATTACAGGCCTTCAAAATTTCCGAGGATCCTAGGGTGTATCTACCAATGATAGTGGGTCTTGATGGGTTCATTCTATCACACACAGTAGCACCGGTAGATATCCCAGATCAGGATAAGATAGATGAATGGTTGCCGGAAAGGAGGCAACCTTATGTCATAACGCCAGAGTCTGGAGTTGTCATGGGGAACCTAGCTACAGATGAGGATTACTATATGATGAGATACTCTATTCAAGCAGCTATGGTGGAGGCTAAGAAGGTGATAAGGGAGATTGACAAAGAGTTCGGTGATTTTTTCAGTAGAAGCTATGGTGGGTTGGTAGAATGTTTCCATTGTGAGAATGCAGACTATAATATTGTGATATCAGGCTCGTGGTCCGGAGATGCTAAGGAGGCGGTGCTTAGATTAAGGGACGGGGGCTATAGTGTAGGGGTTATGAGAGTTAGATATTTCCGGCCTTGGCCTGATGAGGAAATACGGGATCTGTTATCCAAATCTAAGGGAGTATTGTTCGTAGATAGGAGCATTAGCTTCGGCGGAAAAGGACATTTGTTTACAGAGTCTGTAACAAATCTACCTGCATTAGCTAACTTACCAGCTATTAGAGGAGTTATAGCTGGTCTAGGAGGAGTGGATATGGGATCTGAAGAGTTCTATGATCTCACTAAGAATTTCATTGAAGAAGTAGAAGAGAAGGGGCGGTTCTATGATCCATTGTACTGGTATATTCCTAGTGTTTACAGGGAGAAGTATAAGCCTAGGCTCCCAGGTTACGAGCTAGCTCATTATAGGAGGTGA
- a CDS encoding pyruvate synthase subunit beta: protein MPVKLRDFPRIHFNMPGNAACPGCPESMGLRYVKMALGDKAVLVIPAGCSSVIQGISPKSGINFPILNIVFAAAAAAASGMKAGFEMLGRDDVQVVVWAGDGGTADIGLQAMSGAAERGDNIIYICVDNEAYMNTGIQRSGATPYGAWTTTTWTGKKEHKKNVPFIMIAHDAPYVATASVGYPQDFIEKLRRAASVKGFKYVHLHAPCPVGWRFDPALTPDIAQLAVKTGLWPLFEYYNGSLKISSFSRMYRNKQKRTPLKEYLKLQGRFRHLKEDDIKVLEAYIDRLWAWLDLLEKAPHPSDEMKQFVKEGR from the coding sequence ATGCCGGTTAAACTGCGTGATTTTCCTCGGATACATTTTAACATGCCGGGCAACGCTGCTTGCCCCGGGTGTCCTGAAAGTATGGGTTTAAGATACGTGAAGATGGCCCTCGGTGATAAGGCGGTATTGGTGATACCTGCAGGTTGCAGTAGTGTTATACAAGGCATATCACCTAAGTCCGGAATAAACTTCCCGATACTAAATATAGTGTTTGCAGCTGCAGCTGCAGCTGCTTCTGGTATGAAAGCGGGATTTGAAATGCTAGGCAGGGATGATGTACAGGTAGTAGTATGGGCAGGGGATGGTGGGACAGCTGATATAGGTTTACAGGCTATGAGTGGAGCAGCAGAGCGTGGAGATAACATTATCTATATTTGTGTTGACAATGAGGCTTATATGAATACTGGCATACAGAGAAGTGGAGCAACACCCTACGGAGCGTGGACAACTACTACATGGACTGGTAAAAAGGAACACAAGAAGAATGTTCCTTTCATAATGATAGCACATGACGCACCATATGTTGCAACAGCCAGTGTTGGATATCCCCAAGACTTTATAGAGAAATTGCGGAGGGCTGCGAGTGTTAAGGGATTCAAATACGTGCATTTACATGCTCCATGCCCCGTAGGGTGGAGGTTTGATCCAGCTTTAACACCGGATATAGCGCAATTAGCCGTTAAAACAGGGTTATGGCCGCTGTTCGAGTACTATAATGGTTCATTAAAGATAAGCAGTTTCAGTAGAATGTATAGGAACAAGCAGAAAAGAACTCCTCTAAAAGAGTACCTGAAGCTTCAAGGCAGGTTTAGGCATCTAAAGGAGGATGACATCAAAGTTTTGGAAGCATATATTGACAGGCTTTGGGCTTGGCTTGATCTTCTTGAAAAAGCGCCACACCCTAGTGATGAAATGAAACAGTTTGTAAAAGAAGGCAGGTAA
- the rpiA gene encoding ribose 5-phosphate isomerase A produces MGDKGKVAAAKLVAEEFKDAILNANVIGIGTGSTISQIINVFINEGLLEGKTIVPSSIDTTMKLSSKGVRIIHPSSVTMIDIYFDGADEIDPFGNMVKGRGAALYGEKMLAYKSKVNVFVVDESKLVTKLGSSKPVPLEVNCWMLGTVELLLSRMGYCYEYRKGGKDGPVISDFGGVIIDVYTGPMEDPYDVEEKLLYIPGIVETGLFLGYTDYVVVGWDKGGGEVRRYSRSRGVNYN; encoded by the coding sequence TTGGGAGATAAAGGCAAGGTTGCGGCTGCAAAATTAGTTGCTGAAGAGTTTAAGGACGCAATACTAAATGCAAATGTCATAGGAATAGGGACAGGATCAACTATTTCTCAAATTATAAATGTGTTTATCAATGAGGGTTTACTTGAGGGCAAGACTATTGTTCCAAGCAGTATTGATACTACTATGAAGTTGTCATCTAAAGGTGTTCGTATAATTCATCCATCTTCTGTTACTATGATAGATATATATTTTGATGGAGCAGATGAGATTGATCCCTTCGGTAATATGGTGAAAGGGAGGGGTGCAGCTCTGTACGGAGAGAAGATGCTTGCATATAAATCCAAGGTAAATGTGTTTGTTGTCGATGAATCAAAACTGGTAACTAAGCTGGGGTCTAGTAAGCCTGTTCCACTGGAGGTTAATTGTTGGATGCTTGGTACGGTTGAATTATTGTTGAGTAGGATGGGTTACTGTTACGAGTATAGGAAAGGCGGGAAGGATGGACCTGTAATAAGTGATTTCGGCGGAGTAATAATTGATGTTTATACAGGCCCAATGGAAGATCCATATGATGTCGAGGAGAAGCTTCTTTATATTCCAGGTATAGTAGAAACCGGCTTATTTCTAGGTTATACTGACTATGTTGTTGTGGGTTGGGATAAAGGTGGAGGAGAAGTTAGAAGATACTCAAGGTCTAGAGGAGTTAATTACAATTAA
- the arcC gene encoding carbamate kinase translates to MSKTLVIALGGNAFIKKGEPNTPEYQWRNVRIAAKQIANLYSNGYNIVVTHGNGPQVGIILEWTEAMRNKRPPLTMDVATAMTQGWLGYMLTQTIGNELVSHGFKRKIVSLVNQVLVDNNDPAFSNPTKFIGSYYTDEETRKLSKEKGWVMKRDPRGGYRRVVSSPMPRLNIEHTVIQTLLNKGYIVVASGGGGIPVVEENGLLKGVEAVIDKDLASMVLAVSIRAGGLVIATDVEGVYLNYGSPNAELLRKTTVSKLRELYENGEFPPGSMGPKILACIKFVEKTGNWAVIGSLEHLEDAVNRAKGTFIHS, encoded by the coding sequence TTGAGTAAAACACTGGTTATAGCACTAGGAGGAAATGCTTTCATTAAGAAGGGAGAGCCTAACACGCCGGAATACCAGTGGAGGAACGTTAGAATAGCCGCAAAACAAATAGCAAACCTCTACTCTAATGGCTATAACATTGTTGTAACACATGGAAACGGCCCACAAGTAGGAATCATACTTGAATGGACGGAGGCTATGAGAAATAAACGCCCCCCATTAACGATGGATGTTGCCACAGCGATGACTCAGGGATGGCTCGGCTATATGTTAACACAAACAATAGGCAACGAATTGGTTTCACATGGTTTTAAAAGAAAAATTGTTTCACTGGTTAACCAAGTACTTGTAGACAATAATGATCCTGCTTTTTCTAATCCCACAAAATTCATAGGTTCGTATTATACTGATGAGGAAACTAGAAAATTATCTAAAGAAAAAGGCTGGGTAATGAAGAGAGATCCACGAGGAGGATATAGGCGTGTAGTGTCTAGCCCTATGCCTAGACTCAATATTGAACATACTGTAATACAAACACTTCTGAACAAGGGGTATATAGTGGTTGCAAGTGGTGGAGGGGGAATTCCTGTAGTAGAAGAGAACGGCTTACTAAAAGGTGTTGAAGCTGTAATAGACAAAGATCTAGCATCTATGGTCTTAGCCGTAAGCATAAGAGCCGGCGGGCTAGTGATAGCCACGGATGTAGAGGGGGTATACTTAAACTACGGATCTCCTAATGCAGAGTTACTTAGAAAAACAACCGTTTCTAAGCTAAGAGAATTATATGAGAACGGGGAATTCCCTCCTGGAAGCATGGGTCCTAAAATATTGGCGTGCATCAAGTTCGTTGAGAAAACAGGTAATTGGGCTGTTATAGGATCATTAGAACACCTTGAGGATGCTGTTAACAGGGCCAAAGGCACCTTTATACATAGCTGA
- a CDS encoding cytosine permease, protein MESCSNWAGEEHPELKPIPDNERVYGTLTFWFMMFSMNTCLAMFFLGPIAEGLNLTPIEAAIGAFIGNFAATIVMILNGYPGWKYGIPFPVQLRPSFGRKGIHLPVLLRGIVGAGWLGVEAYGGSLAITMIALWALGVERTQVVGMAYKYVIIALVAYIALAVIVTSRGLKGIGYVANYGGPLLLLYFLWLLVFLHGKNINVIIPTGVGVGSTAFMTYIAVQTNWWATVALNISDLSRGLKKNSKTLWEGLVGGPLVGIVAAQVFGTLLGYYLILYTQTLYGKGIVTPQDIVMVAAPGTIALILGELFAFLAPFSTDVTANIPPIIDILTASFKLSLKKAALVAGIIGFLIAPWWAVDKGQDYVNYVTSFSSNYGVILGPIAGIMLADYYILQRMKYSEKELYMRTGEKWLDNVNWAGVTSLILAILTSYIYSWIRGELQSLGFLVFPNPLSWYIGVFSGLAYQMVLFKLLYKQSH, encoded by the coding sequence ATGGAGTCCTGTTCGAATTGGGCGGGAGAGGAACACCCTGAGCTCAAACCTATTCCTGATAACGAAAGGGTGTATGGAACCCTGACTTTCTGGTTCATGATGTTCTCAATGAATACTTGCCTAGCAATGTTCTTCCTAGGACCAATAGCGGAAGGCCTAAATTTAACACCCATAGAAGCGGCTATAGGTGCTTTTATAGGGAACTTTGCAGCGACAATCGTAATGATTCTAAACGGGTACCCGGGGTGGAAATATGGAATACCTTTTCCAGTACAGTTAAGGCCTTCCTTCGGAAGAAAGGGAATACATTTACCTGTGCTTCTAAGAGGAATAGTAGGTGCAGGCTGGCTCGGAGTGGAGGCATATGGTGGTTCGCTGGCAATAACTATGATAGCACTTTGGGCGTTAGGCGTTGAAAGAACACAAGTTGTTGGTATGGCTTATAAATATGTTATAATAGCACTAGTTGCATATATAGCTCTAGCTGTAATAGTAACCTCAAGAGGGTTAAAGGGAATAGGATATGTTGCAAATTATGGGGGTCCACTTCTACTGCTATACTTCTTATGGCTACTTGTGTTTTTACATGGCAAAAACATCAACGTCATTATCCCTACCGGAGTTGGGGTAGGCAGCACAGCTTTCATGACATATATAGCAGTACAAACTAACTGGTGGGCAACAGTAGCTCTCAACATCTCAGACTTATCCAGAGGACTGAAAAAGAATTCTAAAACCCTTTGGGAAGGCCTTGTAGGAGGGCCTTTAGTCGGCATTGTTGCAGCGCAGGTTTTCGGTACTCTTCTCGGATACTACCTAATATTATACACGCAAACGTTGTATGGAAAAGGAATAGTCACTCCTCAGGATATTGTAATGGTAGCTGCACCTGGAACCATTGCATTGATACTAGGAGAACTATTCGCCTTTCTGGCCCCATTCTCAACAGATGTTACCGCCAACATTCCACCAATAATAGATATCTTGACAGCATCTTTCAAGCTGTCACTTAAGAAGGCAGCTTTAGTAGCAGGCATAATAGGATTCTTAATAGCACCATGGTGGGCTGTAGATAAGGGACAAGATTATGTTAACTATGTTACAAGCTTCTCATCAAACTATGGAGTTATACTAGGGCCTATAGCAGGCATCATGCTTGCGGATTACTACATACTTCAGAGAATGAAGTATAGTGAAAAAGAACTCTACATGAGAACGGGTGAGAAATGGTTAGATAATGTTAACTGGGCAGGTGTAACTTCCCTTATACTAGCAATCCTTACGTCATACATATACAGTTGGATCAGGGGAGAACTGCAAAGCTTGGGGTTCCTAGTATTCCCCAACCCGTTAAGCTGGTATATAGGAGTGTTCTCTGGGCTCGCCTACCAAATGGTTTTGTTCAAATTACTGTACAAACAATCCCACTAG
- the gcvPB gene encoding aminomethyl-transferring glycine dehydrogenase subunit GcvPB: MNNLDDKPWRQALWNERIVYEYSSPGKTGILIEDDLEDLPVELPENAKRHNVLKLPEISEVEVARHYTRLSQMSYGVDLGPVPLGSCTMKYNPKISEDLANRDETTWLHPLQPDEDVQGILEILYELQSMLALLTGMDECSLVVPAGASGELAGALMIKKYLIDTEQFNRDEMIVPDSAHGTNPASARMAGFKVITIPSNTEGTVDLKALKSITGAHTAGIMLTNPNTLGVFEKDILEISRLIHGVGGKLYYDGANLNGILGIARPGDMGFDTVHINLHKTFSTPHGGGGPGGGAVCAKGEMVKYLPKPIVKKRGKRYYLDQFCEKCIGYMHSFYGNIPVDIKAYAYIKSLGGKGLRQVALISTLNTNYFKKLIEGIDGYTIPYDPIRPRKHEIVISAYPLKEKYGITADDVAKYLLDNGFYAPTIYFPLIVREALMIEFTESETKENIERYVDILKEIKEVAEKDPERIGVPPKNTVVRKIKAAEANKPRNIIPTYRVLAGKREGVVKYEKL, translated from the coding sequence ATGAACAACCTAGACGATAAACCTTGGAGGCAAGCACTTTGGAATGAGAGAATAGTCTATGAATATTCGTCACCTGGGAAGACAGGGATATTAATAGAGGATGACCTGGAAGATCTCCCCGTGGAACTGCCTGAAAATGCTAAGAGGCATAATGTGCTAAAGCTTCCTGAGATTAGTGAAGTGGAGGTAGCCAGGCATTATACCAGATTGAGCCAAATGTCCTATGGCGTTGACTTAGGCCCTGTTCCACTAGGTAGCTGTACCATGAAATACAATCCAAAAATCAGTGAAGACTTGGCTAATAGAGATGAAACAACCTGGCTACATCCGTTGCAGCCAGATGAAGATGTTCAAGGTATTCTCGAAATACTTTATGAACTGCAGTCAATGCTTGCTCTATTAACAGGAATGGATGAATGTTCTCTTGTAGTTCCAGCAGGAGCTTCAGGAGAACTTGCTGGAGCTTTAATGATTAAGAAATACCTTATTGATACTGAGCAATTCAACCGTGATGAGATGATTGTTCCGGATTCGGCTCATGGCACAAATCCTGCTAGTGCTAGGATGGCTGGGTTTAAAGTAATAACGATTCCCTCTAATACTGAGGGAACCGTTGACTTGAAGGCGCTTAAGTCTATAACAGGAGCTCATACTGCTGGAATAATGCTTACTAACCCGAATACTCTTGGAGTCTTTGAGAAGGATATCCTTGAAATATCAAGGTTAATACATGGCGTAGGAGGCAAATTATATTACGATGGAGCTAACCTTAATGGTATACTGGGAATTGCAAGACCAGGTGATATGGGGTTCGATACTGTACATATTAACCTCCATAAAACCTTCTCAACTCCTCATGGTGGGGGAGGGCCAGGAGGAGGAGCTGTTTGTGCTAAAGGAGAAATGGTAAAATATCTGCCGAAACCGATAGTTAAAAAACGAGGCAAACGATACTACTTAGATCAATTTTGTGAGAAATGTATAGGTTATATGCATTCATTCTACGGCAATATACCAGTGGATATCAAAGCATATGCATATATCAAATCTCTCGGAGGCAAAGGACTCCGACAAGTCGCACTTATAAGTACTCTGAATACCAACTATTTTAAGAAACTAATCGAGGGAATAGACGGATATACCATACCCTATGATCCTATAAGACCCAGGAAGCACGAGATAGTCATAAGCGCCTATCCTCTCAAAGAAAAATATGGGATAACTGCTGACGACGTCGCAAAATATTTACTGGATAATGGATTCTACGCACCAACCATATACTTCCCCTTAATTGTTAGAGAAGCACTTATGATAGAGTTCACGGAAAGCGAGACAAAGGAAAACATAGAAAGATATGTAGATATACTTAAAGAGATTAAAGAAGTAGCTGAAAAAGATCCTGAAAGAATCGGGGTGCCCCCCAAAAATACAGTTGTTAGAAAAATAAAAGCTGCAGAAGCAAACAAGCCGCGGAACATTATACCTACATATAGAGTTTTAGCCGGTAAAAGAGAAGGTGTGGTAAAATACGAGAAGCTATAG
- the gcvPA gene encoding aminomethyl-transferring glycine dehydrogenase subunit GcvPA, which produces MKPHPWMPNSSPHTISEMLIKIGVNSVMDLFRDLPGEIILPEDELDSIGNPIDEYRVSLLVREKMSFNRVYPLNKIFRPPCPHITPALVRHVMERAEFYTSYTPYQPEISQGLLQAFFEYQSMIADLFELDVVNASHYDGATALAEAILMSFRVKRKYSVILDSYINPFYKRVIETYLSGINGRIIYVEGLESEELKRSLETGDIASIVIDNPTFTGKIRENANELAEIAHEQGALVISLTDPLSLGVIKPPGEYGADIAVGEGRSLGLGLNYGGYGLGIIAVKWDSKLVRQMPGRIIGLGEDLEGNRAYLMILQTREQHIRRERATSNITTNQALITIGAAVFMALLGKNGFTKIGEIILKKTKYMSDLFAGIDPGMIPNSGYYFERIPILFNMNYRLIEDNIRSKGILPGLYLGQYWSEYRRHALFCASEIHSREDLKMLTESIKEVT; this is translated from the coding sequence TTGAAGCCTCATCCGTGGATGCCTAACTCTTCTCCTCATACTATTAGTGAAATGCTTATAAAAATAGGAGTAAACAGTGTGATGGATTTATTCAGAGATCTTCCAGGAGAGATAATTTTACCAGAGGATGAACTTGATTCTATAGGCAATCCTATAGATGAATACCGGGTTAGTCTTCTTGTTAGAGAAAAAATGTCATTCAATCGAGTATACCCGCTGAACAAGATATTTCGGCCTCCCTGCCCTCATATAACCCCTGCTCTTGTTCGGCATGTAATGGAAAGAGCAGAATTTTATACATCATATACTCCCTACCAACCGGAAATATCTCAGGGTTTATTGCAAGCCTTCTTTGAGTATCAAAGTATGATAGCGGATCTATTCGAATTAGATGTTGTAAATGCTTCCCATTATGATGGAGCTACTGCCTTAGCAGAAGCTATACTGATGAGTTTTCGTGTAAAAAGAAAATATAGCGTTATCCTAGACTCATATATTAACCCGTTTTACAAGCGAGTAATCGAAACATACTTGTCAGGTATAAATGGTAGAATAATCTATGTAGAAGGGCTTGAATCAGAGGAGCTTAAGAGATCATTAGAAACCGGTGATATTGCATCGATAGTCATAGATAACCCTACATTTACTGGTAAAATACGTGAGAACGCAAATGAACTAGCGGAAATCGCGCATGAACAGGGAGCTCTGGTAATAAGTTTAACTGACCCTTTATCTTTAGGTGTTATAAAACCTCCAGGAGAATACGGTGCGGATATAGCTGTAGGAGAGGGGAGAAGTCTAGGGTTAGGATTGAATTACGGGGGGTATGGGCTAGGTATAATAGCTGTTAAATGGGATTCCAAGCTTGTTAGACAGATGCCTGGAAGAATAATAGGGTTGGGAGAGGATTTAGAGGGTAATCGTGCTTACTTAATGATCCTCCAAACCAGAGAACAGCATATCCGGCGGGAGAGAGCTACAAGCAACATTACTACTAATCAAGCACTGATTACTATAGGTGCTGCCGTCTTCATGGCTCTACTGGGGAAGAACGGATTCACTAAAATAGGAGAGATTATACTTAAGAAAACTAAGTACATGTCTGATCTTTTCGCAGGCATAGACCCTGGTATGATACCTAATAGCGGATATTATTTTGAGAGAATCCCGATACTGTTCAATATGAATTACCGTTTGATAGAAGATAATATTAGAAGTAAAGGAATTCTTCCAGGATTATACCTGGGTCAATATTGGAGTGAATACCGGCGTCACGCACTATTTTGTGCTAGTGAAATCCACAGTAGAGAGGATTTGAAAATGTTAACAGAGAGTATTAAGGAGGTGACCTGA
- a CDS encoding acyl-CoA/acyl-ACP dehydrogenase, with the protein MVDFEFSEDEIRFRDSVREFAKRYIEPKWIEIDEQGKIPMDLIRKIADQGLYAIPVPEEYGGMGGTMVMAALAVEEIAYHDPAVAIAVYTLLQNGWPLALALFGQEEAKMEILPKVASGDAFFGIASTEPQGGSDVAGNKVVARKVGGKWVINGEKAFISGVRELQELPEGGGFFLVAKTEKPGWSHTRITDFAVLPKWNGKIREEWKPTVYEEIGRHGLSTGGFTLENFEVDDKYRIGDVNKGFYLVLQGFNIARILVSAATIGSARWALDKAKEWLTTRKLFQGRPIASFEGVSFRYAELYTKLEAAKYFTYKAAWMADNTYLTKSPKFKPQDVNLPVAMAKMMGPTTATEVYTEVLKWFGAYGFTKDCTAYRGWLGTFSYTIGAEGAQNIMKYIIARDTLGSDAVRNVWVKEED; encoded by the coding sequence TTGGTAGATTTCGAGTTCTCAGAGGACGAGATTAGATTCCGTGACAGCGTAAGAGAATTTGCCAAGCGCTATATAGAGCCTAAATGGATCGAAATAGATGAACAAGGGAAAATCCCAATGGATCTCATAAGGAAGATAGCTGACCAAGGATTATACGCTATACCAGTTCCAGAGGAATATGGTGGAATGGGCGGTACAATGGTTATGGCTGCTCTAGCTGTGGAAGAAATAGCCTACCATGATCCTGCGGTTGCTATAGCTGTATACACGCTTCTCCAAAACGGCTGGCCCCTTGCACTAGCACTGTTTGGTCAGGAAGAGGCTAAAATGGAGATACTCCCCAAGGTAGCTTCCGGGGACGCGTTCTTTGGAATAGCGTCAACAGAACCTCAGGGAGGTAGTGATGTAGCCGGGAATAAGGTGGTTGCTAGGAAAGTAGGTGGCAAATGGGTTATAAACGGTGAGAAAGCATTCATAAGCGGTGTAAGGGAGCTACAAGAACTCCCAGAAGGGGGAGGATTCTTCCTAGTAGCTAAAACAGAGAAACCAGGATGGAGTCATACGAGAATAACTGATTTCGCAGTCTTACCCAAATGGAATGGTAAAATAAGAGAAGAATGGAAGCCTACGGTTTATGAGGAAATAGGTAGGCACGGGCTTTCCACAGGAGGATTCACTCTTGAGAACTTTGAAGTGGATGATAAATACAGGATAGGCGATGTCAATAAAGGATTCTACCTAGTTCTACAAGGCTTTAACATTGCCAGAATATTAGTCTCTGCAGCGACGATTGGAAGCGCTAGATGGGCTCTTGACAAAGCTAAGGAATGGCTCACTACTAGAAAACTATTCCAAGGCAGGCCTATAGCTAGTTTTGAAGGAGTAAGCTTCCGTTATGCAGAGCTTTATACAAAATTAGAGGCAGCAAAGTACTTCACATACAAAGCAGCTTGGATGGCAGACAACACTTACCTAACAAAGAGCCCTAAGTTCAAACCGCAGGACGTTAACCTGCCTGTAGCTATGGCAAAGATGATGGGTCCTACAACGGCAACAGAAGTCTATACTGAAGTGCTCAAGTGGTTTGGTGCATACGGTTTTACTAAAGATTGTACAGCTTATAGAGGATGGCTTGGAACGTTCTCATATACTATAGGAGCAGAAGGAGCCCAGAATATAATGAAGTATATCATAGCTAGAGATACGCTAGGTAGTGACGCAGTCAGAAACGTTTGGGTCAAAGAAGAAGACTAA
- a CDS encoding electron transfer flavoprotein subunit beta/FixA family protein — protein sequence MKVLVAIKLTYDINQLKFEKDGTPLLDACPKVMGEADKCAMEEAARLKESGKAGEVVALTIGSSKEHQRMLKDAYAMGATKAALFKVDDPDTLSALSVANIIAAFAEKTGPYDLILLGSGAGDTHSSIVGPIVASLLNTPLLANADRVSVEGNNVTIVSTLEDGQYKFTSKTPVVVTVTSEANEPRIPTIRDILRSKKKPIDEVSPEDIGVKLAMIDLVEIKKYEVPRKRVKIEATDNVEEAIDQLIKTLEQEGVI from the coding sequence GTGAAAGTACTAGTAGCTATCAAACTAACATATGATATTAACCAATTGAAATTCGAGAAAGATGGGACACCACTCCTTGATGCTTGTCCTAAAGTAATGGGAGAGGCTGATAAGTGTGCTATGGAGGAAGCTGCAAGGCTAAAGGAATCCGGTAAGGCTGGAGAAGTAGTTGCTCTAACTATAGGATCATCTAAGGAACACCAAAGAATGCTTAAAGACGCATACGCCATGGGGGCTACAAAGGCTGCTTTGTTCAAGGTGGATGACCCGGATACCCTCTCAGCGCTATCAGTTGCCAACATTATAGCAGCATTCGCCGAGAAAACAGGTCCCTATGACTTGATATTACTTGGATCAGGAGCAGGCGACACTCACTCCTCGATTGTAGGCCCTATTGTTGCATCACTGCTTAACACTCCTCTTCTAGCTAATGCAGACAGGGTAAGTGTGGAAGGCAACAATGTTACTATAGTTTCAACTTTAGAAGACGGACAGTATAAGTTCACAAGTAAAACACCGGTAGTAGTAACTGTTACGAGCGAGGCTAATGAGCCTAGGATTCCTACAATACGTGATATATTAAGATCTAAGAAGAAGCCTATAGATGAGGTTTCACCCGAGGACATAGGAGTGAAACTTGCGATGATAGATCTGGTTGAGATTAAGAAGTACGAGGTGCCTCGTAAGCGTGTGAAAATAGAAGCTACGGACAACGTGGAAGAAGCTATAGATCAACTCATTAAGACTCTGGAGCAAGAGGGGGTTATCTAG